A part of Rhinolophus ferrumequinum isolate MPI-CBG mRhiFer1 chromosome 11, mRhiFer1_v1.p, whole genome shotgun sequence genomic DNA contains:
- the LOC117030989 gene encoding cytochrome c oxidase assembly factor 4 homolog, mitochondrial: MSTQGHTWARQVKKEGEEEDPLDQLISRSGCAASHYAVQECMAAHQDWRQCQPQVQAFRDCMSEQQARRREELQRRKEQGSAHS; this comes from the coding sequence ATGTCAACTCAAGGCCATACCTGGGCCCGACAGGTGAAGAAGGAGGGTGAGGAAGAGGACCCCCTGGACCAGCTCATCTCCCGTTCTGGCTGTGCAGCGTCCCACTATGCAGTGCAGGAGTGCATGGCCGCGCACCAGGACTGGCGACAGTGCCAGCCACAGGTGCAGGCCTTCAGGGACTGCATGAGTGAACAGCAGGCGAGACGGCGGGAGGAgctgcagaggaggaaggagCAAGGCAGTGCCCACAGCTGA